The genomic region GCTCGCCCGGCCGCGCGACGGCCGAGGCGTGCAGGTAGGCGGCCGCGGCGAGCGGGACGATGATCGCGAGCGGCCAGTACATCGATATTGTCTTTTTCATGACGCGACCTCTTGGTGACTGCGCATCGGAACCGGTGCCCGATGCTGACCACCCCGATTCTATAGACCCCGCCTATTAAGAAAAACCATCAAATAGCGAACGCAGTGTTGTCGCGCAGCGAACAGTCGCACGATCCACAGCCATATTACTGACACGGATCAATATCGAATCGACGCGCTTCGCCGCGCCCGCCGCCCTGCCTCAGCCGAGGTGGCTCTGCGAGGCCGCGTAGAGCTCGCGAAAGGTTCGGCCGGTAGGCGTCGGCAGATCGCGCGTGTCGGTCCAGCCGGCGGCGAGCGGCAGACGCCGGATGCCGCGTCCCGCATCGCGCGTGCCGCCCAGGCGCTCGAGGACGCGCACGGCCAGCTTGCTGGCGAGGCCGTACAGCATGGGCCGGCGTGCCGCGAAGCCCCAGACGGCCAGCGCCGCCCGCTCGCGCCACGGCCGCAGGCGCCGCTCGACCTGCTTCTCGCGCAGCCGGCGCAGCAGGCCCGACAACGGAATGCCGACCGGACAGACGCTATCGCACTCGCCGCAAAGGGTGGCCGCCTGCGGCAGGTCGAGCGAACCTTCGAGCCCGGTGTAGCTGGGCGTCAGCACCGAGCCCATCGGCCCCGGATAGACCCAGCCGTAAGCGTGGCCGCCGATCTTCTGATAGACCGGACAATGATTCATGCAGGCGCCGCAGCGGATGCAGCGCAGCATCTCCTGGAATTCGCCGCCGAGCAGGCCGGTACGGCCGCCATCGACGAGCACCACGTAGTTGTGCTCCGGGCCGTCCTCGTCGCCGGGCCCGCGCGGCCCCGTCAGCAGCGAGAAATAATTCGAGACCTTCTGCCCGGTGGCCGAGCGCGGCAGCAGCCGCATCGCGGTGGCGAGATCCTCCAGCGTCGGCAGCACCTTCTCGATGCCGGTCACGGCCACGTGGACCCGCGGCATCACGGTGCACATGCCCTCGTTGCCCTCGTTCGTCACCAGCACCACCGAGCCGGTCTCGGCCACCACGAAGTTGCCGCCCGTCAGCCCCATGTCGGCATCGAGGAAATGCGAGCGCAGCATCTCGCGCGCCTCGCGCGTCATGTCAGGAATCTCGGTGAGCCGCGGGCGCCCATGCGCGGCGGCGAACAGATCGGCGATCTCGTCCTTGTCCTTGTGCAGCACCGGCGCAATGATGTGGCTCGGCGCCTCGTTGCCGTTGATCTGCAGGATGTACTCGCCCAGATCGGTCTCCACCGACTCCACGCCGATCTGCGCGAGCACCGCGTTGATACGCATCTCCTCGGACACCATCGACTTGGTCTTGATCACCTTCTTGACGTCGTGGCGCTGCGCGATGTCGGCCACGAGCGCCGCCGCGTCGGCCATCGATTCGGCGAACAGCACCGTCGTGCCGCGCCGCGCCGCCTCGCGTTCGAACGCCTCGAGCCAGATCTCGAGGTGCTCCAGCGCGCGGTTGCGAAGCGCCTTCAGCGCGGCGCGCGTCGCCGGGAAATCGATCTGCGCGATCGCGTCGGCACGGCCCGACACGAAATTCGTCGACAGCTTTTTGAGATTGTGCTGCAGGCGCTGGTCGGCGAGCTTCTGCCCCGCGCGGGCCTGGAACTGCATCGATTGGACTTGCATGGCTGGCTGACTCGGCTGGCGACAATCGGAAAAGGGAACGCGGCTTCGACGGCTCAGAGATCGCCGGCCAGCACCTGCGCGATATGCAGCACGCGCGTCTCGCTGTCGCCCAGGCGGCGCAGCCGGCCCTCGATGTTGAGGATGCAGCCGAGATCGCCGAGCACCACGGCGCGCGCGCCGCTCGCCTGCACGTTCGCGCACTTCTCGTCGACGATCGCGGTGGAAATGGCGCCGTACTTGACGGCGAACGTGCCGCCGAAGCCGCAGCAATGCTCGCAATCCTTCATCTCGGCGAGCTCCACGCCGCGCTGGGCCAGCAGGGCGCGCGGCTGAGCCTTCACGCCGAGCTCGCGCAGGCCCGAGCAGGCGTCGTGATAGGCCACCGGCCCGCGAAATTCGCCCGGCGGCAATTGCACCTTCGCGACCCTGACGAGGAAGTCGGTCAGTTCGTGGACGCGCTCGCGCAGGCGCCCGAACCGCGCCATCAGCTCGGGATCGTCGCGGAACAGGTCACCGTAATGCGCGCGGATCATGCCGCCGCAGGAGCCCGACGGCACCACGACGTAGTCGAACGGCTCGAATTCGCGCAGCGTCTTCTCGGCCAGATCACGCGCGAGGCGCCGATCGCCCGAATTGTAGGCGGGCTGCCCGCAGCAGGTCTGCGAGGCCGGCACGCTCACGTCGAAACCGGCCTCGCGGATCAGCTTCAGCGCGGAAAAGCCGATTTCGGGCCGCATCAGATCGATGAGGCAGGTGACGAACAATCCGACTCGCATGGGGGCTCCTTCGAGAAAACGCCGCTCATTATCCGCCGTTTGCCGCGCGGGACCAACGCCGCGGCCTGGCGAACGGCGGGACGGCCTTTCCCGATTCGATCTGAAGGTCTCCTCGAACAGCGTTCGCTTTTTTCACATTACGAGATACAATCGCTTCCTCACCGTTTGACAGGTCAACTGATTTTTCACGATGAGCACGCCGAATCCTGACCCGAAGACGTCGATCCAGGTGATCGAACGCATGATGCGACTGCTCGATGCGCTCGCCGACCACAGTGACCCGGTCAGCCTGAAGGAGCTCGCGCAGCGCACGGAACTGCATCCCTCCACCGCGCACCGGATTCTCAACGACATGGTGACGTGCCGTCTGGTCGACCGCTCGGACCCCGGCACCTATCGCCTCGGCATGCGGCTGCTGGAACTCGGCAACCTCGTCAAGGCGCGGCTGTCGGTGCGCGACGCGGCGCTCATGCCGATGCGCGAACTGCACCGGCTGACGGGGCAGACCGTGAACCTGTCGGTGCGCCAGGGCGACGAGATCGTCTACATCGAGCGTGCCTATTCGGAGCGCTCGGGCATGCAGGTGGTGCGCGCCATCGGCGGCCGCGCGCCGCTGCACCTGACCTCGGTCGGCAAGCTGTTCCTGGCGGCCGACGAAACCACGCGCGTGCGCGCCTACGCAACGCGCACCGGACTCGCCGGCCACACGCAGAACAGCATCACCGATCTGATGAAGCTCGAGCGCGAGCTAGCGCTGGTGCGCCAGCAGGCCTGCGCGCGTGACAACGAGGAGCTCGAACTGGGCGTGCGCTGCATCGCGGCCGGCATCTACGACGATTCGGGCAAGCTCGTCGCCGGGCTGTCGCTGTCGGCCCCGGCCGATCGGCTGCAGGACGCCTGGCTCGGCCAGATCAGCCATACCGCGCTGACCATCTCCGAGGCGCTTGGCTACCGGCCGCCGCGCGAGAATTCGGGCGAGGCGCTCGCCAAGTCGCTCTGACGCGAGCCGCGCGGCACGGCCGGGGCGACGCCATCGGGCTCCGCGCTTTTCTGCCCGCCCATTGAAAAACCCCGCAGTCGCGGGGTTTTTTCTTGTCGGCGCCACGCGGCGCTCAGGTGCCGCCAGCTTCGGTGTTCGCGGCCGTCAGGCGCTCGCCGCCGCCGGCGTCGAGCCAGTTGCGCACGCGCGCGGCGTCGGCGGTGCGCGAGTACTTGCCGAACGAATCGAGCAGCACCATCACGATCGGCCTGCCGTGGATCGTCGCCTGCATCACGAGGCACTCGCCGGCCTCGTTGATGAAGCCCGTCTTCTGCAGCCCGATGTCCCAGGACGGATTGCGCACCAGCGCATTCGTGCTGTTGTAGACGAGCGAACGCTTGCCGGTAAACACCGTGTAGGTGCGATCGGTCGAGAAGCGGCGAATCAGCGGGTACTGGTACGCCGCGTCGATCATCTTCACGAGGTCGCGCGCGCTCGACACGTTCAGACTCGTGAGCCCCGTCGAATTCTCGAAGTGCGTGTCGGTCATGCCGAGCGCCTTCGCCTTGGCGTTCATCGCGGCGATGAAGGCGGGACGGCCACCGGGGTAGTAGCGCGACAGCGCGGCTGCGGCGCGGTTCTCGGAGGCCATCAGCGCGATGTGGAGCATGTCCTCGCGCGACAGCACCGAGCCTACGGACAGTCGCGAACCGGTGCCCTTCTCGTAGTCGCGGTCCGCGTCGGTGACTTCGATCTGCTCCTCGAGCGGCGCCTTCGAGTCCAGCACGACCATCGCGGTCATCAGCTTCGAGATCGAGGCGATCGGCACGACGGCGCGCGAATTCTTGTCGAACAGCGGCTCCGAGGTGGCCTGGTCGACCACGTAGGCCACGCTCGAGCGCAGCGCGAGCGCGTCGGACGTGTCATGCAGTCCAAAGGCCTGGCCGACCGCCTGCTGGCGCGGCTGGAACGCCACGCGACGCACGGCACCGTGATGACGGCCCGGGCCGGCGGCGAGCACGGCGTGCTTGCGGCCGCGGCGCGGAGCGTCGGCAGCCACATGGGCGACTTTCTTCTCGGTGGCGACAGTGCGCTTCTTGCCCTTGGCGGAGGCGGCCGCTTTCGCGGACTTGGTGGATTTGGCGTGCGCGGCAACGGCATCCGCGGGTGCGATGGCGACCGATGCGACCAGCATCGAGACGGCCACCGACACGGCGGTACCGAGGGCCGCACCGTGCATCATCTTCAACGGCGAGAACAGTGAGGCTTTCATTGGGGTCCGAACAGAGCGGCGGGAGGTTTCCGCAAGTGTAGTAAAACCTGAAAAAATAAGCAATTTTAGGCACTTACCGGCTTTCGTTAAACCGGATTGTAAGAGACGATCGCTCCAACGCAATCACACTCGCGTGTTCCATCGAAAAAAACGATGGCACCGCATGCCCTGCAAGCTCCTATCCGGCGCTTGCCGGATAGCCGAGATAACGGCACGATCGGGACGAATTACAGCGCAGGCGGCCCAAACGGCCCACGCAACGGGCGAACAATCCTTGCCGAAGGCCGCAAACGCAGGTTGGACGACGTACAAGCAAACGGCGCTTTTTGACCGTCATCTCTCTGAAACGTTCCATGCCGCCGATCGGTTTACCGGGATCGGCCGTCGTAAACCCGCGATGGGCGCGCTTTGCCAAGGGCGTCGCGAGTCAGGCGCATCGAGCCGTCTCATGCAATGCCGGCGGACCGGAACCGATTTCATCCGGAACGATACAAGCCATTGTTTTTCCGGAAAAATAGTGTCATTGTGCAGCGCACAAAAGAAGCTTGACATCTGTTTCGAACGCCCTAGAATGGGAACCGTTGTTGCAATGCACCACGGCATTGCGCAGATTCCGAACAC from Burkholderia glumae LMG 2196 = ATCC 33617 harbors:
- a CDS encoding lactate utilization protein B; its protein translation is MQVQSMQFQARAGQKLADQRLQHNLKKLSTNFVSGRADAIAQIDFPATRAALKALRNRALEHLEIWLEAFEREAARRGTTVLFAESMADAAALVADIAQRHDVKKVIKTKSMVSEEMRINAVLAQIGVESVETDLGEYILQINGNEAPSHIIAPVLHKDKDEIADLFAAAHGRPRLTEIPDMTREAREMLRSHFLDADMGLTGGNFVVAETGSVVLVTNEGNEGMCTVMPRVHVAVTGIEKVLPTLEDLATAMRLLPRSATGQKVSNYFSLLTGPRGPGDEDGPEHNYVVLVDGGRTGLLGGEFQEMLRCIRCGACMNHCPVYQKIGGHAYGWVYPGPMGSVLTPSYTGLEGSLDLPQAATLCGECDSVCPVGIPLSGLLRRLREKQVERRLRPWRERAALAVWGFAARRPMLYGLASKLAVRVLERLGGTRDAGRGIRRLPLAAGWTDTRDLPTPTGRTFRELYAASQSHLG
- a CDS encoding (Fe-S)-binding protein — translated: MRVGLFVTCLIDLMRPEIGFSALKLIREAGFDVSVPASQTCCGQPAYNSGDRRLARDLAEKTLREFEPFDYVVVPSGSCGGMIRAHYGDLFRDDPELMARFGRLRERVHELTDFLVRVAKVQLPPGEFRGPVAYHDACSGLRELGVKAQPRALLAQRGVELAEMKDCEHCCGFGGTFAVKYGAISTAIVDEKCANVQASGARAVVLGDLGCILNIEGRLRRLGDSETRVLHIAQVLAGDL
- a CDS encoding IclR family transcriptional regulator, which codes for MSTPNPDPKTSIQVIERMMRLLDALADHSDPVSLKELAQRTELHPSTAHRILNDMVTCRLVDRSDPGTYRLGMRLLELGNLVKARLSVRDAALMPMRELHRLTGQTVNLSVRQGDEIVYIERAYSERSGMQVVRAIGGRAPLHLTSVGKLFLAADETTRVRAYATRTGLAGHTQNSITDLMKLERELALVRQQACARDNEELELGVRCIAAGIYDDSGKLVAGLSLSAPADRLQDAWLGQISHTALTISEALGYRPPRENSGEALAKSL
- the pbpG gene encoding D-alanyl-D-alanine endopeptidase, translating into MKASLFSPLKMMHGAALGTAVSVAVSMLVASVAIAPADAVAAHAKSTKSAKAAASAKGKKRTVATEKKVAHVAADAPRRGRKHAVLAAGPGRHHGAVRRVAFQPRQQAVGQAFGLHDTSDALALRSSVAYVVDQATSEPLFDKNSRAVVPIASISKLMTAMVVLDSKAPLEEQIEVTDADRDYEKGTGSRLSVGSVLSREDMLHIALMASENRAAAALSRYYPGGRPAFIAAMNAKAKALGMTDTHFENSTGLTSLNVSSARDLVKMIDAAYQYPLIRRFSTDRTYTVFTGKRSLVYNSTNALVRNPSWDIGLQKTGFINEAGECLVMQATIHGRPIVMVLLDSFGKYSRTADAARVRNWLDAGGGERLTAANTEAGGT